The Geothrix sp. DNA segment GGCCTTCGCCAACTGTGCCCCCCGCAGCCACAAGGTGGGTATTTGGGCGAAGCGTTTCACGTCTTCTTGGAATTGGGCCTCGCCCTCTCTCATGGCCCGTTCCCCGTCGACTGTCCCGAACCCAGCGGCCATCCCCCTCCAAAGCGCGACCTCGACCAGATTGGCCCCGAGAACTGAATGGAATGGCGCCAACAGCCTCGCCTGGCGGTAAGCCTGATCGGCTCGCTCCAAAGATGCCTCCGCGCCTGCCTGACGATGAACCGTTTCCCACTGCCCGCGCATCAGGGCGGCGTTGGCCATGCCGTAGTGGGAACGGAAGCTCGGCCCCTGCCTGAGAACCATCTCGAAGCTCTGCATGGATTGTTCCAACGATGGCCGCGGATCCATGCCATGGGTGCGCTCGTACTCCGCTCGTTCGCCCCAGAGGTAGCCCAGAGCCTCTCGCAGCGACTTCGCATCAGGCTCGCGCTCTAACCCCCTCAGGATGACTTGCAGGGCGGACTCGAAGACTTCCCAGGGAGGCTCCCCACGGAGGGTGCCTTCGGAGAGGCGCCATACTGATACTCGCGCTAGTTCATTGGCCAACGACGAATGGCCCGGTCTCCGATCGAGAGCCTCCCTGCCATGGGCCAAGGCCCGGTCCAACCATGGGATCGGATCTCCCATTTCTGGGAATTTGATGGCATAGCATTCTGCCTGCATGGCGCCTTCGAGCGCATCGAAGGGCGGATCAGGGGCCTCCAGGAGGGGAGCCAGCAGGGCCAGGGCCCGCCTCAGGGGCGCTGCACCGGGGCGTCCGGCCACCTGCGCATTGACGGCCTCAGCCGTGAGCAGGGACGCCTCCAGGATCGCCGCCCGCGATCCCCCGGGTTCCAGGATCCGGAGGGCCGCCACCACGCCTTCCACGCCTGCATGGATGGCCCGGCCCTGCACGGGGTCCGATACGAACAGGCCGTAGCGCATCACGCCGATCCGGCCCGCCAGGCCCAGAGCCTGGACGTCACAGGGCGCGGCCATCAGCGCGGCCTGGGCGCTGCGGTGAGCTTCCGCCAGGATCCCATCCCGCTCAGGGCCGCTCTTCGGCAGGCCCCAGGACAGCAGGGCCTGGGCCTCCAGCAGGCGGGCCTCGTAGAACCAGGGCGCCTGGCCCTGGGCCGCTCGGGCCTTGGCGATGGCCTCCTCCCAGCGCCCGGCCACCCAGGCCGCCTGCCCTTCCAGGTAGGCCAGCGGGATGAGGGAAGCGGTGGCCCCGGATCTCAGCAGCGGCTCGATGCGCGCGACGGCAACCGCTTGCAGCCGGCCCAGCGCCTCCTTCCGTGCATCTTCCGGCCCGATGCGCCAGGCCTCGTCCAGGGCCTTCTGGTGCAGTTCGAGCAGGGCCCGGCCGAGGGCGGAACGCAGCTCTGGTGTATCGAAGCCCAGGGCCCGGGCCCGCTCCAGGTGTGTCCGGGCGGACTCCGGCTGGCCCAGGGCCAGCCGCGCCCGCCCCAGGGCGTACTGCCCGGGCGCCTCCGCACTGGCCCCCTCCACGTGCGCTTCCGCTTCCAGGCGGGCCACCCGGCCTTCGAGATCCCGCAGCTCGGGCCCCAGATCATGGGGGGGGGACAGCTTCAGATATCGGGCCAGGGCCTCGATGCGCTCCGCCGCCTGGGCGAAGCGCTGGGCATGGGCGGCCTGGGCCCGGGCCCGCAGGCGCTCCCGCACCGCGAACCCGCCGAAGACGGCCGTGGACAGGAGCACGGCGGCCGTGGCCGCCACCAGCACGGTGTGCTTCCGGGCCCAGTGGACCCCCTTCTCCAGCCGGGTGGCCGCCCGGGCCTCGATGGACTCGCCATCCAGGATGCGCTGCAGATCCTCCCCCAGGGCGCGGGCCGTGGCGTACCGGCGGCGGGGATCCTTCTGGAGGCAGGTGAGCACCACGGTCTCCAGGTCGGCCGAGAGCATGGGCAGCCGGCGCCGGAGCGGAACCGGGTCGTCCTTCACGATGTGGGACATGCACTCGAGTCCCTCCCCCGGAAAGGGTGGGGAACCCGTCAGCAGGGCCTGGAGCGTGGCGCCCAGCGAGTACACGTCCGAGCGGCGGTCCAGCCGTGCCGCATCGCCGCGGGCCTGCTCCGGGGACATGAAGGCCACCGTGCCGATGATGCGGCCCGTTTCGGTGAGGCCCTGGCTCTCGGTGCCGCGGGCCAATCCGAAGTCGAGCACGCAGGCCCGGGTGGAGCCATCCTCCAGGCGGTCGATCATCAGGTTGGCGGGCTTCAGGTCGCGATGGACGAGCCCCACCCGATGAGCCGCATGGACCCCTTCGCAGACATCCACCATGTAGCGGAGCAGGGCTTCCACGGACAGGGCGGGCGCGGCCCTCTGGAGGGTCGCGCCGCTGAGGAACTGCATGGCGATGTAAGGCTGGCCGCGCCACTCGCCCACCTCGTACACCCGGCACACGTTGGGGTGGTCGACCCGGGCCTGGAGCTGGGCCTCCTGGATGAACCGCTGGAGCAGGTCGGGATCCTCCCGGCGCAGCAGCTTCAGGGCCACCAGGCGATGCAGCGAAGGGTCCGTGGCCTTGAAGATGCGCCCCATGCCCCCTTCGCCGAGCAGCTCGAGGTTCTCAAAGCGGGCCCAGCGCGCCAGGGTCCGGGCCTGGAAGACATCGCCTTTGCGGAATCGCCTCCCCGGGTCGGACGGTCCGGCCGAGGGGCCCGACGGATCTGTCTCCGCGGGGTCCCCGTGCGTTGGCAGGGGCGTCTGGGCCGTGACATCCAGGGACCAGTGGCTGGCTTCGACCTCCTCCAGGTCGGCCAGGTCCTGGAGCAGCCCCTGGCAGTCCTCCCGGGTCAGGCGGCCGGCGGCCACCAGGGTTTCCAGGTCGGTATCCCGGGCCTCCCCGGGCTCCAGCAGCCCGCAGGCCACCGCCAGGGCCAGCGCCCGCTCACCAGCCGTCGACATGCCAGCCGATCTCCACGGGTGTGACTCCTGTGTGACTTGTCCATGGTGACGGCTTTGGGACGATACGAGAAGGTACGCTTGGGTTGACCGAGGCGGAGCCGGGAGGCATTCTGGCTCTGGCCCTGGCGCCGGAAAGGAGGTTTGATGGGACGACACGCCGACCTCACCGAACCTCCGTCGAGTCGCGCCGCCCGCTGAGGCGGCCCCTTCCCGGCTCTCCTGAATCCGCCCCCTGAACGGGATCGCAGACCGCCTGCCGGCGCTGCATCCGCTCCTCCGGACCGGCCATGATGCACCGATTCCTAGACACCATGTGGGGCCAGGCCAACGCCCTGTTCTCCCCCCTGCGGAGGCGGCGCTGGGTCGACCTCCTGCTGGTCGCGGCGGCCTTCGGCATGCTGTACGGGCTGATCCTCGTCGGGCGCGAGTGGACCGCCATCCAGCGTCCCCAGCTCGAGATCGACCTGTCCCTGCTGGCGCTGCCGAAATACACCTTCTTCTCCATGATGCGGGGCGTCGCGGCCTACGTCCTTTCCATCGCCTTCACCCTGGTGTACGCCTTCTGGGCCGCCAAGGACGAACGGGCCGAGAAGCTGCTGATCCCCCTGCTGGACATCCTCCAGAGCATCCCGGTCCTGACCTTCCTCATGCCCCTGCTGCTCGTCATGGTGGCCCTGTTCCCCCGCAGCAACATGGGCCTGGAGATCACGGCGATCCTGACCATCTTCACCGGCCAGGTCTGGAACATGACCTTCAGCCTCTACCACAGCCTGAAGAGCGTTCCCGCCGAACTCCAGGAGGCGGGCACCGTGTACCGGTTCACCTGGTGGCAGCGCTTCAAGTGGGTGGAACTGCCCTTCGCCACCACGGGCCTGGCCTGGAACAGCATGATGAGCATGGCCGGCGGCTGGTTCTTCCTGATGATCAACGAGTCCCTGAAGGTGGGCGACAAGGACTTCCGCCTGCCTGGGCTCGGCTCGTACATGCGCGTCGCCGCGGAGCAGGGCAACGTCAAGGCCGAGGTGCTGGCCGTACTGGCCATGATCCTGATGATCGTCTTCCTGGACCAGGTGCTGTGGCGCCCGGTCGTGGTGTGGGCCCAGCGCTTCCGCATCGAGGACACCGTCCAGAACGTCGACTCCCAGAGCTGGTTCCTCAACCTCATCCGGGGTTCCCGCCTCATCCGCCGCTGGGACCGCTGGCGCACCAAGCAGCGCCGGAACCGCCAGCACCGCCACCCCGCTCCGAAGGTGCCCCTGGCGGAGGGCGGCAGCGAGCGTGCAGCCCATGCCGCCCCCTGGCTGTCCATGGGTGCCCTCATCGTCCTGTCCGGGTTCCTGCTTCTGGGTGGCTACGGCGTCTTCCGCCTCCTGCAGCAGCTCCCTTCGGGCGCCTGGTGGACCTTGCTCAAGGCCGCGGGCCTGACCCTCTCCCGGGTGATGGCGTCCATCCTCATCGGCCTCTGCTGGACCCTGCCGGCGGGCCTTGCCATCGGGCTCTCCCAGCGGCTGTCGCGCATCTTCCAGCCCATCGTCCAGGTGGCGGCCTCCTTCCCGGCGCCCATGCTCTTCCCGGCCGTCATCGCCATCCTCGCCTCCTTCAGGATCGGCCTGGGCTGGGGCAGCATCGCCCTCATGCTGCTGGGCACCCAGTGGTACATCCTGTTCAACGTCATCGCCGGTGCCAGCGCCATCCCCAGCGACCTCCGGGAGGTGGGCACCGCCTTCGGGTTCAGCCGCTGGCAGCGGTTCCGCAACCTCTACATGCCTGCCGTCTTCCCCTACCTGGTGACGGGGTGCCTGACCGCGGCCGGGGGCGCCTGGAATGCCAGCATCGTTTCCGAGTACTACAACCTGAGCGGGCCCACCTTGAAGACCTTCGGCCTCGGCGCCATCGTGAGCCAGGCCACGGACGAGAAGGACTTCGTGCTTCTGGCGGCCGCCACCCTCGTGCTCGCCGGTACGGTGGTGCTCTTCAACCGCCTGGTCTGGAAGCCCCTCTACAAGATCGCCGAGACCCACTATTCCCTGTCGAAGTGAGGCAGCCATGAAGCACGCCATCAACGCCACCCACGAAGTCATCTGCGAGCTGAAGGGCATCCAGAAGTCCTTTGAGCGGGAGACCGGCCATGCCCTGCGCGTGCTGGAGGACATCAACCTGGACATCCGGGCCAACGAAGTGGTCTGCCTCATCGGACCTTCGGGCTGCGGCAAATCCACCATCCTCCGGATCTTCGCCGGCCTGATCCACCCCACCAAGGGCAAGACCTTCTACCACGGCAAGAAGATGGAGGGCCTCAACCCGGGCGTGGCCATCGTCTTTCAGAACTTCGCCCTCTACCCCTGGATGACGGTGGAGGCCAACGTGAAGACGGTGCTCCAGGCCCAGGGCCTGGATGACGAGACCATCAAGGCCAAGGCCCACCGCGCCATCAGCCTCGTCGGCCTCGAAGGCTTCGAGGAGGCCTACCCGCGCGAGCTCTCCGGCGGCATGAAACAGCGGGTGGGCATGGCCCGGGCGCTGAGCGTCGACCCCGAGATCCTCTTCATGGACGAACCCTTCAGCCACGTGGACGCCCTCACGGCTGAGGGCCTCCGGGCGGAGATCCTGGACATCTGGGACGACGCCGAGCGCAACCCCTCCTCCATCCTCATGGTGAGCCACGACATCAAGGAGGTGGTCTACATGGCGGACCGCGTCGTGGTGCTGTCGGCCAATCCGGGCCGCGTGCGCACCATCGTCGAGAATCCCCTGCCCCGTCCCCGCGACATGCGCAGCCCCGAATTCCTGCGCCTGGTGGACCAGCTCCACGACATCATCACCAGCACCGAACTGCCGGACATCGAAGTGAGCGCTCCAGAGCCCAGCCTCCTGCCCGACCTCATCGAGCCGCTGCCGCCCGCCCCCTCCTCCGACATCCTGGGCCTGCTGGAATACCTGGAGACTCAGGGCGGCACCGCAGACCTCTTCCAGGTGGCCGCGGCCACCCACGTGACCTTCGAAAAGATCCTCTCTTCCGTGAAGGGTGCGGAGATGCTCGACTTCGTCGACACGCCCAAGCGCCAGGTCGTCCTCACGGCGCTGGGGCAGCGGTTCATCCGCGCCAACATGGACGACCGCAAGGAGATCTGGAAGGCCCAGCTCCTCGAACTGCGCCTCTTCCGACTGGTCCAGGAACTCCTCGAACTCCACCACGGAGAGCTCAAGGAGAGCGAGCTCCTGGCCGAGTTGCAGCAGCGCCTGCCCATGGAGAACTCCGAGCAGACCTTCGAGACGCTGGTCACGTGGGGCCGCTTCGGCGAACTCTTTGCCTACCGCGAGGAACGCGGCGTCCTCACCCCGGAATAACGGCTCACTCTGCCCCACCTGGACTACCCCCCGATCGCAGGCGACGCCTGTCGCCTGCTTCCGCTCCTCGCTGCGCTCGGTCGCGGAGGGGGCCCCGTGGGGCCGCTTCGGCGAACTCTTCGCCTACCGCGAGGAACGCGGCGTCCTCACGCCCGAGTAGTCCGGGGCGGCTCAGAACTGGGCGTGGAGCCTGAAGGCATACAGGGTCACGGGCCCCCGGTCGCCGTTGTAGCCTGGGTTCCAGATGCGTTCGGCATCGAGGGTGGCCGTGAGATGCCGGCCCAGGGCGAGGGCATAGTACGCCTCGAGGATGCGCTCGGGAACGTAGCTCAGGCGGCCGTCTCCCAGGAGGAACCCCAGTCCGCCCGCGGCGAGGTAGTCCCGGTGGTCCGGGCTCAATCCGTTCTGGACGAAGGCTGCGCCAACACAATCCTGCGGACGGCCCCAGTCGCTGCCCTTCAGGGCAAGTCCGGCCGACGCAGAGCGGTCGACCTCGGTGAAGGCCCAGGATTCCGTGCGACCGTCACTCCAGCTCCACCGGGCGAAGGCGCCGAGGTCCCCGGTCAGGCTCTGCTCCAGGTTGAGACCCCACCCCTGCTTGACGCGGCCGTAGGCGCGAGTGGCGGTGATGTCCGGCGCCGTGGGTGATTCCGCGAGGCTCTGCCGGTAGTCGCCCATGCGAGTGGTGTTGCGGAAGGCCATGAGGCGCACGACCCCGGCCAGTCCGCCGATGGTGTGGCCATGCTCCACCTCGACCACGTCGCCGTGGGCGCGGGCGATGCCGCGATCCATCTCCAGCTGGTTGGCTTCCAGCGGCTCTGCGAAGCGGCCGAAACGGAGGGCCCAGGCATCCCAGTAGATCTCAGCTGCGCAGCCCCAGGTATAGCCGCGGGTGTCAGCCGGGTAGTCCCAGGCGCCATGGCCCATCAGGGTCCAGTTGAGGAACTGGCTGCGGGGATCGTGGGCGTAGGCGTTGGCATCGAAGACGTCCATGACGCTGAACTTGCCGAGGTGGATGACAAGCCGGCGGGATGCGCGGGTGCCGCCCAGCTGGTGGGCATCAGCCTCGACCGTTTGCGCTTCACCGCCCAGATCGAAGGTCTGCCGGACCATGAACCGTGCGACCGCCGCGCGGAAGTCCGGGCTGCCCACGCGGTAGGTCTCGCCATTGGGGGCCCCCGCCAGGCCCAGCACGCCGCTGACGCCCTTCCCCGCGGCCCCTTCCAGGTCCAGGTAGACCTCGGTGCCCTGCCAGGGTCGCAGCCCGGCCATGAGCGTGGTCGTGAAGGAGGTGGCCCACTCCTTACCTGGACGCAGCGAGTTGGGGCCCTGGTAGGGCGAGGAGAATTCCCCGTGGGTCTGGCTGACCGTGGTGGCCTGGCCATGGAGGCTCCAGAGCTCGCCGACGGGATCGGGGGTCTGGCCCCCGAGGGGAACCCGGAGGACGGCCAGTGCGAGGACGAGCACCCATTGATTTCGCATGGAAACACCGTGGCAGGCGGGGGCGACGAAGGCGTGACGGAGCCGTCACGGACCTGGGCGGCTTCCGGGATCTCAGCCCGATGGGGGGCCGGGCGGTTCCAGAACCGGGGGCGCGAAGGCGCACAAGGCGATCCCCGCCAGCACCAGCATGGCGCCGAGACCTTGCAGGGGCCGCACGGATTCCGCCAGCAGCACCCAGCCCAGGATGATGGTGGCCACGGGCTGGGTCATCAGGCCCATGGCACCCAGGTTGGTGGGGACGTGGCCCAGGCCCCAGGTGATGAACCACCAGGCCACCACCTGCACCAGCGTGCCCAGGCCGATCAGCGCCCACCAGGACCGCACGGGGTAGCCGGTGAAGGCCTCGCCCTGCGCCCAGCCCAGGGCGCCGAAGAGGATGGTGCAGCAGAGGACCACCCAGAACAGGGCCTCGGGGGCGCTGAGCTCGCGCCGGGCGCGGCCCAGGGCCAGGGTGAAGGCGCCGTAGGCCAGGGAGGCCAGGGCCCCCAGCAGCTCGCCCAGCCCGGTGCCCCAGCGGGCCCCCTTGGCCAGGCCCAGGACCATGGCCCCCGCCAAGGCCAGCAGCACCCCCAGCCAGAAGCGCTTGCGCAGCCGGGCGCCCATCCACAGCACGGATACCACCGCCACCCAGATGGGGGCCAGGGTCACCAGCAGGGTGGCGTTGGCGGCGCTGGTGAGGTGGAGGGCCGAGTGCCACATCCAGAGATCCAGCACGAAGCACACACCCGCGATCACTGCCCAGAGCCGCGCCCGCCCCGTGACCGGCCGGCCCGTGCCCCGGGCCAGCCAGGCCACGAACGGCAGTGCGATGGCCATGCGGTAGAAGCCCACGGCCAGGGGTCCCGCCGGTGCGGCCCAGCGCACCAGCATGGCGGCGAAGCCGAGCAGGGAGGCCCCGAAGATCAGGGCGGCGAGTCCCCGCGGATCTTGCGTCTGTCTCCTGTGCATGAAACCAGCCTTCCTGAGTGCGCTCAGTCCTCGAGCGCCTCGGCCACCTTGGCCACCAGGGTCGGGGCGTCCACGGGCTTCAGCAGGAACCCGGAGATGCCCATCTGCTGCATGCGCTGCAGGCTGATGTCATCGCGATGGGCGGACACGACCAGGATCGGCAGCTCCCGCAGGGCCGCGTCCTCCCGGCAGGCCCGGACCAGGCTCTCGCCGGAGCACTCGGGCATGAGGAAGTCCGCCAGGAGCAGGTCCACCGGGGTCTCCCGGAGCACCTTCAGAACCTCGAAGAGGGAGGTGGGCTCCACCTCCACCGTCTCGTGGCCACCGGCCCTCAGGGCCCCGGCCGCGAAGGCCCGGACCAGCCGGCTGTCATCCACGATGGCGATGCGGGGCATGGCGACTCCTCGCCTCCATGGTCCCGCACAACCCACCTATCAACAATGGGCACGAAATTCAGTTCGCCCATCGGGAGACCTGGTCCCACACGTCGTCGTCACCGCAGGGACCGTTGAGCACGATGGCGAAGACGCGGGCCTGGCCGTCCAGGGTCTGGAGATAACCGGCCAGGCTGATGACGCGGTCCAGGTGGCCCGTCTTCACCCGCACCCGCCGCGTGAGGTTCGCATCCTTCTTCTTCAGCTTCCAGGGCTCGCCCCCGATGACCTTCAGCGAGGAGACGAACTCGGGCCCCACTTCGAAGTCGTGGTAGGCGCCCCGCAGGATGATGGCCAGGGTGCGGGCGGACAGCCGGTTCTCCTTGCTCAGGCCCGAGCCGTCCGTGATCTGGATGACCTCCGGCCCCAGGTTGAAGGCGGTACGGTAGAACTCCTGGATGCGCTTCACGCCCCGCGGCCAGGATCCCGCGCCGTATTTGCGCACCAGCATCTCGATCATGAAGTTGTTCGACCACTTGTTGATGTCCAGCACCATGGCCCGCAGCGGCGGGGAGGCCCAGCCCAGCAGCTTGCGCGGGGGCTCGGAGGCCGCGCCGCGGCCCTCCACGGCGATGCCGGCCTCCTGGAGGAGCCGCTGGATGACCTCCCGGGACTGGCGCTCGGGATCCGGCACCAGCTTGCCGGCCTCGTCCCGGTTGAAGTTCACGGACAGCGCCAGCACGGTCGGCAGGGTATCCGCCGTGGTGTTCTCCCAGCCCTGGGGTTCCTTCTGGGCATCGAAGGCACTCTGATCCAGGCGGATGCCGCCGGTGATCCGCTGGACGCCCAGCTTCCGGAGGGACTGGACCAGCAGCCAGACGCGCTCGCTGGTGAGCAGGGGATCGCCGTCGCCCTTGAAGGTGAGGTCCCCCCGTACCACGCCGTCCTGCAGGTCCCCCCAGACTTCGGTCTCGAGGGTGAAGTCCGGTTTCAGGGTCTTGAGCAGCGCGTAGGTCGAGACCACCTTGGTGGTGCTGGCCGGCACCAAGGCCAGGTCATCCTGGTGCCGCTCAAGGACCTTGCCCGTGCCGGCGTCCCAGATCCCGGCGGAGACCCGCACCCCGCGGGCCTCCAGCTGCCTGGCCCAGCTCCGGAAATCCTGGGCGGCCAGAGCCAGGGCCGAGGCCAGGAAGACCGCCACGGACCTCCAGCCCACCTTCATTCCTTCGGCGCCACGGGCTTTTCGGCAGCATTGCCGGCCTTGGGGAGGCCGCGGGACTTGCTGATCTCGTCGGTGATCCCCAGCAGGTTCTGCTCCGCCGTGAACTGCCATTCCCGCACCAGGGTCTTGTTCTGGTAGATGCGGATGCTGTTCAAGGTGCTCTTGCTGCGGACGCCCACGATGGGCAGCCCGTCGGTGCTGCCCGAGGCCCCTGGCCGCACCTGGGTGATGTATTCCCACTCGCCACCCGGCGTCATCGGATCCTTGTATTTCTGGCGGAGGATGCGGGGGCGGACCTTCATCACCTCATCGAGATCCATGGGGTAGCGGCCGGCCTTGCTCGCGTACAGCTTGAAGGCGGCGGCGATGGCCTCGCCCCGGAAGATGAGCTCCGCCTCGTTCTCGCGCTGGACCTCGGCACTGACCAGGGGACCCGCCTTCATCAGCATGATCCCCATCACCACGGCCACCGCCAGGGCGAGCGCCATGGTGAAGCCGCGCTGGGATCGGGAAGGGGTCATGGACGCTCCGGAGCACAAGGGTACTACCCCCGGTCGCCTTTCCGGGTCAGAAGCTCGCGAAAGGCTGCCACCACCTTGGGATCGAACTGGGCCCCGGCCTCGTTGTCGAGTTCCTCCAGCACCTGCCGGTAGCCCTTGGGGCGCCGGTAGCCCTTGCCGCTGGTCATCACCTCGTAGGCTTCGATCAGGCCGATGATGCGGCTGCCGATGGGGATGCTGGTCTCGCGCAGTCCCTCGGGATAGCCGAGGCCGTCCCAGCGCTCGTGGTGGTGGCGGATCATCTTCACCACGTCGAAGGGGAACCTCAGGTCCTTCAGGAAGACCGCGGCCAACTCCGGATGGCTCCGGATCTTCTTCAGCTCCTCGCCATTCAGCTCAGGCTTGGCGAGCATCTGCGGATCCAGCATCAGCAGGCCCACGTCGTGGAGGATCGCGCCGATGCTGACCGCCTCCACCTCCTCGGTGGTGAGTTCGAGCTTCAGGGCCAGGTCCCGGGCCAGGCGCGCCGTGGCGAGGCTGTGGGGCCGCAAGGTCGGCATCCGGCTTTCGCTGGACTGCAGGATCCGGTGGCTCACCGAGAGGAAGGCGTGGTGGTAGCGTTCGTGGAGGCGCGCCTCCTGCATGTGGAGGCCCAGGATGCGGCCCAGCTTCTGGATGGCCTCGATCTCGGCGATGGAGAAGGAGTGGTCCTCCTGGCGGAAGACCAGCATCAGGTCGTGGCCCTGCAGCGTCTCGTTCAGCAGCAGGGGCATGTAGGTGGCGAAGGCCCCATCGATCTGGGGCGATTCGGCCATGTCCACGCGGGTGATGAGCCGGAGGTCCTGCTCCTGCACGGCTGGGAGATGGAAGGTGGCGTGGGCGAGGATCTGCTGCTGCAGGTCCGGCGACAGGGGCAGCGTGCTGTACGCGAGGATCGGGCGGATCTCCTCGGGGTCCTCGATCCAGAGCGCCACCGCCGAAGCCGAGAGGATCTGGCTGAGCAGGCCGGCGATCTCCCAGAAGAAGGCCCGCTGTTCGGGCGGCACCATGCCGCGCTTGCGTTCGGGATTGGGCGGCGGCGGCGCCACCCAGCCGCTGAGCGTGCGATCCGCCTCCCAGGGCAGCGCCGCATAGCCGTCCTGCCCGCCGGCGAAGCCGTACATGCGCTCCTGGGCCGGGGGGCCGGTGGATGTCACGAAGACGCCGGGCGCGCGCAGGGGCGGCGCCGGGGCACCCACGGACGGAAGCAGCCGCTCTGCCACGGGAGCGACCTCGTCGATGATGGCGGCAGCCGTGGGCAGGCCTTGCGGCACGGGCGCCGGGCCAGCGGCCGGCGGCGCCGGCGGATCGGGCACGTGCACCGAGAGCGGCACCTGATCCGGCCGCGGCATGGTGCCGTACAGGCGGAATTCCCGCAGGGCCTGCACCAGGTCTCCGCAGATGCCCAGGGTCGGCGGCTCGTCCCGCTCCACGTCGAAGGTGCCGCCCTTGATGCGGTCGCGCTGGATCAGCAGGCCCACCCAGTCACCCGCCAGGTAGACGGGCGTGATGAGGTACCGGGGCCACTCGCCGCCCTGGCCGAAGGCCGCCAGCTCCGGGGATTCGGAGGCGTCGTTCACCACGAAGGCCCGGCGCATGCGCTGCGTGTGCACCAGCAGCGGGTGCCCCTCCGGGATGGAGACGGGCGGGCGCGTCCCCCGGGGCCAGCCGTAGAAACTCACCACCTCGAAGGAGCCCAGCTCGGGGGTCCGGAGGTAGAGCGCCCCCTTGGTGCTGCCCACTTCCTCCAGGCACCGGTAGAGGACCTGGGAACACCGGTTGGCGAGGGCCTCGCCGAGTATCAAGGTGGGCATGGCCATGGGATGGGGGGTCCTGGTCAGGGTGGGCGGGAACCCCAATCATGGCAGAGCCGCAGGGGGACGATCCAGCGAATCGGCCGTTCCGTTCCGCGACTTTTACCGACAGGTCCTCAAAGGGGTCAGGCCCCTTGGGGCAGGCGCTGGAGGCTCTCCACCTGGAGGCTGCGGTTGGCCCAGCGGGTGAGCCCGGACAGCTGGCTCCCATGCCCGCATTCCGCAAGGGGCGCGGCCAGAGTCTCCAGGCGCGCCACCACGGCCAGCCAGTCCACGGGCAGGGCCACCGAGGCCAGCCCGTCATCCCAGGCCTCCCCGCCCGTCGTGAGCAGCCGCCCGTCGAAGTGGGAGATGAGCGGAAAGGCCGGTGCCGAGGGGGCCACGACGGCCATGCGCCGGGCGAGGGCGGGCAGCAGGGCGGCCATGTGGGGGCCATGCAGCGGGTGCCGGATGGGCAGCAGGCCCACCTTGAAGGCCGAAGGCCGGAGGGCCGCCACCAGGGGCTCCAGGGCATCCACCGGTCCCGACACCGTGAACTGGGCCTGGCCGTTGCGGTTCGACAGGGCCAAGGCGGGATGGGCCAGGAGGGCCTGCCGCACGTCCAACTCCGGGACTCCGATGATGAAGGCCATGCCCATGGCGCGCCCGGCGAAGGCGGCCTCGCTCAGCCCCTCCACGGTGTCCAGCAGGTCCAGGGCGGCTTCGAGTGGAACGACGCCCGCCGCCACCAGCGCCGAGTAGAAGCCCATGCTGTGGCCCGTCGCCGCCCTGGGAAGGGGCATGCCCGCCTGACGCCAGGCTCGGAACAGCCCCACGGAATGCGCCAGCACCGCGCAGGGGGCGTGGCGCTGGAAGCGCAGGGCCTCCAGGGGACCTTCCGCCATCAGGCGCCGCAACGGATAGCC contains these protein-coding regions:
- a CDS encoding DMT family transporter: MHRRQTQDPRGLAALIFGASLLGFAAMLVRWAAPAGPLAVGFYRMAIALPFVAWLARGTGRPVTGRARLWAVIAGVCFVLDLWMWHSALHLTSAANATLLVTLAPIWVAVVSVLWMGARLRKRFWLGVLLALAGAMVLGLAKGARWGTGLGELLGALASLAYGAFTLALGRARRELSAPEALFWVVLCCTILFGALGWAQGEAFTGYPVRSWWALIGLGTLVQVVAWWFITWGLGHVPTNLGAMGLMTQPVATIILGWVLLAESVRPLQGLGAMLVLAGIALCAFAPPVLEPPGPPSG
- a CDS encoding carbohydrate porin, whose translation is MRNQWVLVLALAVLRVPLGGQTPDPVGELWSLHGQATTVSQTHGEFSSPYQGPNSLRPGKEWATSFTTTLMAGLRPWQGTEVYLDLEGAAGKGVSGVLGLAGAPNGETYRVGSPDFRAAVARFMVRQTFDLGGEAQTVEADAHQLGGTRASRRLVIHLGKFSVMDVFDANAYAHDPRSQFLNWTLMGHGAWDYPADTRGYTWGCAAEIYWDAWALRFGRFAEPLEANQLEMDRGIARAHGDVVEVEHGHTIGGLAGVVRLMAFRNTTRMGDYRQSLAESPTAPDITATRAYGRVKQGWGLNLEQSLTGDLGAFARWSWSDGRTESWAFTEVDRSASAGLALKGSDWGRPQDCVGAAFVQNGLSPDHRDYLAAGGLGFLLGDGRLSYVPERILEAYYALALGRHLTATLDAERIWNPGYNGDRGPVTLYAFRLHAQF
- a CDS encoding response regulator; its protein translation is MPRIAIVDDSRLVRAFAAGALRAGGHETVEVEPTSLFEVLKVLRETPVDLLLADFLMPECSGESLVRACREDAALRELPILVVSAHRDDISLQRMQQMGISGFLLKPVDAPTLVAKVAEALED
- a CDS encoding type II secretion system protein; the encoded protein is MTPSRSQRGFTMALALAVAVVMGIMLMKAGPLVSAEVQRENEAELIFRGEAIAAAFKLYASKAGRYPMDLDEVMKVRPRILRQKYKDPMTPGGEWEYITQVRPGASGSTDGLPIVGVRSKSTLNSIRIYQNKTLVREWQFTAEQNLLGITDEISKSRGLPKAGNAAEKPVAPKE
- a CDS encoding D-alanyl-D-alanine carboxypeptidase/D-alanyl-D-alanine-endopeptidase, coding for MGWRSVAVFLASALALAAQDFRSWARQLEARGVRVSAGIWDAGTGKVLERHQDDLALVPASTTKVVSTYALLKTLKPDFTLETEVWGDLQDGVVRGDLTFKGDGDPLLTSERVWLLVQSLRKLGVQRITGGIRLDQSAFDAQKEPQGWENTTADTLPTVLALSVNFNRDEAGKLVPDPERQSREVIQRLLQEAGIAVEGRGAASEPPRKLLGWASPPLRAMVLDINKWSNNFMIEMLVRKYGAGSWPRGVKRIQEFYRTAFNLGPEVIQITDGSGLSKENRLSARTLAIILRGAYHDFEVGPEFVSSLKVIGGEPWKLKKKDANLTRRVRVKTGHLDRVISLAGYLQTLDGQARVFAIVLNGPCGDDDVWDQVSRWAN
- a CDS encoding HD-GYP domain-containing protein yields the protein MAMPTLILGEALANRCSQVLYRCLEEVGSTKGALYLRTPELGSFEVVSFYGWPRGTRPPVSIPEGHPLLVHTQRMRRAFVVNDASESPELAAFGQGGEWPRYLITPVYLAGDWVGLLIQRDRIKGGTFDVERDEPPTLGICGDLVQALREFRLYGTMPRPDQVPLSVHVPDPPAPPAAGPAPVPQGLPTAAAIIDEVAPVAERLLPSVGAPAPPLRAPGVFVTSTGPPAQERMYGFAGGQDGYAALPWEADRTLSGWVAPPPPNPERKRGMVPPEQRAFFWEIAGLLSQILSASAVALWIEDPEEIRPILAYSTLPLSPDLQQQILAHATFHLPAVQEQDLRLITRVDMAESPQIDGAFATYMPLLLNETLQGHDLMLVFRQEDHSFSIAEIEAIQKLGRILGLHMQEARLHERYHHAFLSVSHRILQSSESRMPTLRPHSLATARLARDLALKLELTTEEVEAVSIGAILHDVGLLMLDPQMLAKPELNGEELKKIRSHPELAAVFLKDLRFPFDVVKMIRHHHERWDGLGYPEGLRETSIPIGSRIIGLIEAYEVMTSGKGYRRPKGYRQVLEELDNEAGAQFDPKVVAAFRELLTRKGDRG